In Candidatus Kaistella beijingensis, a genomic segment contains:
- a CDS encoding PspC domain-containing protein produces MDTYQQNQNQYFADFKAKLTRDADNRRIAGVCSGLARYYKIDVSIIRIIWFSLAFFGIFSAGISTTFVVIAYLVLWMVLPKASRQIEYEVRRK; encoded by the coding sequence ATGGACACTTATCAACAAAACCAAAACCAGTATTTTGCAGACTTCAAAGCAAAATTAACAAGAGATGCAGACAACAGAAGAATTGCCGGAGTTTGTTCCGGACTCGCTAGATATTATAAAATTGATGTTTCTATCATAAGAATTATCTGGTTCTCACTCGCTTTCTTTGGAATATTTTCGGCAGGAATCTCAACCACTTTTGTAGTTATCGCCTACCTTGTTTTATGGATGGTTCTGCCCAAAGCAAGCCGACAAATTGAGTATGAAGTAAGAAGAAAGTAA
- a CDS encoding PspC domain-containing protein codes for MNKTLSIGLAGFSFTIEEHAYIKLSDYLAALRNSLEANEADEVMHDIEIRMVEIFKDSLGKREVINDDDVEKVIAQIGKPEVIEEQEEAYFSEKTSTKKNQRTSGGFQSQKQLFRDPEKQKIAGVCAGLAHYVGMDVAAMRAIWVGLFLIMMPLPGSPMLIVFLYLILWLVMPKAETAADFLKMKGKPINFDNIKEESNKIVQFANESTQRFGEIYNENKPYINKAGNGFWNVIRYILGALFGAIGLVLLFSSFAVFGVAGTSNINFFDNLGFYLQDSNLGFLAIAVSFLTIFIPALVFCYIAMKLFSPKTKLNNTGYVFGGLVLLWMGLIAATGFTAIKFKSMYSGNNDETENVAINTTSDSILVDVKKVAIPQNFKAYWDDVYSDKKTIFKQDYPSVDVKRMDVKAPYLEIKKSADGYNLPLKMQIPVEIIDNKIMLPNYFTYPYDYRFRDYRVDYELVVPKNMKVIALNDERGFSVNDEEMEENDQDSTYVNSASKSVVISAGSDSVIVNGKKVSEAEADLMMKKIDKKELKDINITVKDGKKEIIIKTK; via the coding sequence ATGAACAAGACACTCTCAATAGGATTAGCCGGTTTCTCCTTCACCATCGAGGAACACGCATATATAAAGTTAAGTGATTATCTCGCAGCGCTCCGCAATTCCTTGGAGGCCAACGAAGCCGACGAAGTCATGCACGACATCGAAATCAGAATGGTCGAAATCTTCAAAGATTCTTTAGGAAAACGCGAAGTCATCAACGACGACGACGTAGAGAAAGTAATCGCTCAAATTGGTAAACCCGAAGTGATCGAAGAACAGGAAGAAGCTTATTTCTCCGAAAAAACTTCAACCAAGAAAAACCAAAGAACGTCAGGAGGTTTTCAGAGCCAAAAACAATTGTTCCGTGATCCTGAAAAACAAAAAATCGCAGGTGTTTGTGCAGGACTCGCTCATTATGTAGGAATGGATGTTGCAGCGATGCGCGCAATTTGGGTGGGTTTATTCTTGATTATGATGCCACTTCCAGGATCGCCAATGTTGATTGTTTTTCTTTATTTAATTCTTTGGTTAGTAATGCCAAAAGCGGAAACCGCCGCAGATTTTTTGAAAATGAAAGGAAAGCCAATTAATTTTGACAACATTAAAGAAGAATCCAACAAAATTGTACAGTTTGCTAACGAATCTACACAGAGATTTGGTGAAATCTACAACGAAAACAAACCCTACATCAACAAAGCGGGAAATGGTTTCTGGAATGTGATTCGATACATTTTGGGAGCACTTTTTGGAGCGATCGGTTTAGTATTGTTGTTTAGTTCTTTCGCAGTTTTCGGAGTTGCAGGAACGAGTAACATCAACTTTTTTGATAATCTCGGTTTTTACCTTCAGGACAGCAATCTCGGTTTTCTCGCGATTGCGGTGAGTTTCCTTACGATTTTTATTCCTGCATTGGTGTTCTGCTACATCGCGATGAAATTATTTTCGCCAAAAACAAAGCTCAATAACACAGGTTACGTCTTCGGTGGATTGGTTTTACTGTGGATGGGATTGATTGCTGCAACAGGATTTACGGCCATTAAATTCAAGTCAATGTACAGCGGAAACAATGATGAAACTGAAAATGTGGCCATCAATACGACTTCAGATTCGATCTTGGTTGATGTGAAAAAAGTAGCGATTCCTCAAAACTTCAAAGCGTATTGGGACGATGTTTATTCCGACAAGAAAACGATTTTCAAACAGGATTATCCGAGTGTTGACGTAAAAAGAATGGATGTGAAAGCACCTTATCTTGAAATCAAAAAATCTGCGGACGGCTATAATCTGCCTCTAAAAATGCAGATTCCTGTTGAAATCATAGACAATAAAATCATGCTTCCTAACTATTTCACTTATCCATACGATTACAGATTTCGTGATTATAGAGTTGATTATGAATTGGTTGTGCCAAAAAATATGAAAGTAATTGCTTTGAATGATGAACGTGGATTTTCTGTAAATGATGAAGAGATGGAAGAAAACGACCAAGATTCAACCTACGTTAATTCAGCGAGTAAATCAGTAGTAATTTCTGCAGGTTCCGATTCAGTTATTGTAAACGGTAAAAAGGTAAGTGAAGCCGAAGCCGATTTGATGATGAAAAAAATCGACAAAAAAGAGTTGAAAGACATCAACATCACCGTGAAAGACGGCAAAAAAGAAATCATCATTAAAACAAAATAA
- a CDS encoding DMT family transporter has protein sequence MYFLKDFKLIFALLTVAIVWGTTFLGIRIAVESIPPWFVAGIRQFLAAILLLGVLIYSKELKWIGWKKLKIQIIFSVLMLIVANGMMTLAEEHVSSSLASLLSATSPLFIFVGSIFFGLQKFSTRALVGILLGMLGIVLIFHDGLDDLLNPDYRFGIFCAFASILGWAIGSIFTKKLHLQNENISLNLFYQFMFAGIVQIIFGFLFSKEINVETWTFRSVFATVYLAVFGSVAAYFAFHYALKKVSPTQISLLSYVNTIIAIFLGWLILDEEISTAFLVATVMIIVGVFITNYKKGMFGKN, from the coding sequence GTGTATTTCCTTAAAGATTTCAAACTCATCTTCGCACTTCTCACCGTCGCCATTGTTTGGGGAACCACTTTTTTGGGAATCCGAATTGCGGTAGAAAGTATTCCGCCTTGGTTTGTGGCAGGAATTCGGCAGTTTCTCGCGGCGATTTTGTTGTTGGGCGTTTTGATTTATTCCAAAGAATTAAAATGGATTGGTTGGAAAAAACTAAAAATCCAAATTATCTTTTCCGTTTTGATGCTGATTGTCGCGAACGGTATGATGACTTTGGCGGAAGAACACGTTTCGAGCAGTTTGGCGTCTTTGCTTTCTGCGACTTCACCACTTTTTATTTTTGTGGGAAGTATTTTCTTCGGATTGCAGAAATTTTCAACTCGTGCGCTTGTCGGAATTCTTTTGGGAATGTTGGGAATCGTCCTGATTTTCCACGATGGATTGGATGATTTGCTGAATCCCGATTATCGTTTCGGAATTTTCTGTGCTTTCGCATCGATTTTAGGTTGGGCAATTGGTTCGATTTTTACGAAAAAACTTCATCTTCAAAACGAGAATATTTCGCTGAATTTATTCTATCAGTTTATGTTTGCAGGAATTGTTCAGATTATTTTCGGTTTCCTTTTTTCAAAAGAAATCAATGTGGAAACCTGGACTTTCAGAAGTGTTTTCGCAACGGTTTATTTGGCGGTTTTCGGTTCGGTTGCGGCGTATTTTGCATTTCATTATGCTTTAAAGAAAGTTTCACCGACACAGATTTCTCTGCTTTCTTATGTCAATACCATTATTGCGATTTTCCTTGGTTGGTTGATTTTGGATGAAGAAATTTCCACCGCATTTCTCGTTGCAACGGTGATGATTATTGTTGGCGTTTTTATTACGAATTATAAGAAGGGAATGTTTGGGAAAAATTGA
- a CDS encoding chaperone modulator CbpM codes for MIERISREELVKIYNIELTFFDSLEESGLVKTETENDVKYLLYEELPAFERFTNWHYDLDVNLPGLEVINHLLSKLEELRRENRRLSYLSSLYSEE; via the coding sequence ATGATCGAGAGAATATCAAGAGAAGAACTTGTAAAAATTTACAATATTGAACTCACCTTTTTTGATTCGCTGGAAGAATCAGGACTGGTAAAAACGGAAACTGAAAACGACGTAAAGTATTTGCTTTACGAAGAATTGCCCGCATTTGAAAGATTCACCAATTGGCATTATGATCTGGACGTCAATTTGCCGGGATTAGAGGTCATCAATCATCTTTTAAGCAAATTAGAAGAATTAAGAAGAGAAAACAGGAGACTTTCTTATCTCTCCTCACTTTATTCTGAAGAATAA
- a CDS encoding CBS domain-containing protein, with translation MGNVATIFARKGGFNHLTIGPEQTVLEALQMMADHNVGSIVVRDAENYLGIFTERNYSRNVILKNRHSSDTKVKDVMSVDLPNLQMLDKLEHCMQLMSDHNVQYLPVVDEGKMVGVISIKDLIREQVVVQKELVKYLRNYIQG, from the coding sequence ATGGGAAATGTTGCTACAATTTTTGCGAGAAAAGGTGGTTTCAATCACTTGACCATTGGACCTGAACAGACTGTTTTAGAGGCACTTCAAATGATGGCCGACCACAATGTGGGCTCCATCGTAGTTCGCGATGCCGAAAATTACCTCGGAATTTTCACCGAGAGAAATTATTCCCGAAACGTGATTTTAAAAAACCGCCATTCTTCCGACACGAAAGTGAAAGACGTGATGTCGGTCGATCTTCCCAATCTTCAAATGCTCGACAAACTCGAACACTGTATGCAGTTGATGTCCGATCACAATGTGCAATATCTTCCCGTGGTGGACGAAGGTAAAATGGTGGGCGTGATTTCCATCAAGGATTTGATTCGCGAACAGGTGGTGGTACAGAAGGAATTGGTGAAGTATTTGAGGAATTATATTCAGGGATAA
- a CDS encoding PaaI family thioesterase, translated as MNILENKEKILHQLNNWGGENLAKNLGINFTDLTEDSLSATMPVTPKVHQPYGILHGGASCVLAETLGSCLSVLHLDTNKVVPVGTNINSNHLRSKKEGMVTGTARFIRKGNTMHVSEIEIRDEKGNLINHTTMTNNVIPKPE; from the coding sequence ATGAACATACTAGAAAACAAAGAAAAAATCCTACACCAACTCAACAATTGGGGCGGTGAAAATCTCGCAAAAAATTTAGGAATAAATTTCACCGATCTTACGGAAGATTCCCTTTCTGCAACCATGCCCGTAACGCCAAAAGTTCATCAACCGTACGGAATTCTTCACGGCGGCGCAAGCTGCGTTCTGGCGGAAACTTTGGGTTCCTGTCTTTCCGTTTTGCATTTGGACACCAACAAAGTTGTTCCTGTGGGAACCAACATCAATTCCAATCATTTGAGAAGCAAAAAAGAAGGAATGGTCACCGGAACTGCACGATTCATCCGAAAAGGAAACACCATGCACGTCTCTGAAATTGAAATCCGAGACGAGAAAGGAAACCTCATCAATCACACCACGATGACAAACAATGTCATTCCGAAACCTGAGTAA
- a CDS encoding T9SS type A sorting domain-containing protein, whose amino-acid sequence MNWNNNGNFSDACEIFFNTAPFLYGFTAPTNNLNGSIAIPPSAVLDTDLRMRIFQDILKISDVKGVKSITISDFSGRLVKSMKASTELHLADLRAGLYIVTLHMNDGTVKAVKAIKK is encoded by the coding sequence ATCAACTGGAATAATAATGGCAACTTTAGCGATGCATGCGAAATTTTCTTCAACACCGCTCCATTTCTATATGGTTTCACTGCTCCTACAAATAATTTGAATGGTTCGATTGCAATTCCACCAAGTGCAGTACTCGATACGGATTTAAGGATGAGAATTTTCCAAGACATTCTAAAGATTTCTGATGTTAAAGGAGTAAAATCAATTACGATTTCTGACTTTTCAGGAAGACTGGTAAAATCAATGAAAGCTTCTACAGAACTTCATCTTGCTGATTTGAGAGCTGGACTTTACATCGTTACGCTCCACATGAATGACGGTACTGTGAAAGCAGTTAAAGCTATTAAAAAATAA
- a CDS encoding DUF1543 domain-containing protein, with amino-acid sequence MKLFYVIIGATPKGRNIEQHDVFFGIAEKFEDLIPEIKTFWSEAKIHIDCYQEVQFADGYEIKIIEKTSQISENNLFFINLGGYKPGHFEEFHEQHLMVGKSMGEIVKRVKQTEFYKTMGFKNAESHIDDKYGVDIDDIYKISDLLSKEAKKKYSIILEKTDVENQENLMKIGYLKIDKV; translated from the coding sequence ATGAAACTATTTTACGTCATTATCGGCGCCACTCCGAAAGGAAGAAACATTGAACAGCACGATGTTTTCTTCGGGATTGCAGAAAAATTCGAAGATTTAATTCCCGAAATTAAAACATTTTGGAGTGAGGCAAAAATTCACATCGACTGTTATCAGGAAGTCCAATTTGCGGATGGTTACGAAATAAAAATTATTGAAAAAACCTCACAAATTTCTGAAAACAATTTGTTTTTCATCAATTTGGGCGGTTACAAACCTGGACATTTTGAGGAGTTTCACGAACAACATTTGATGGTTGGAAAATCCATGGGCGAAATTGTAAAAAGAGTGAAGCAAACCGAATTTTACAAAACAATGGGCTTTAAAAATGCAGAAAGTCACATCGATGACAAGTACGGCGTCGATATCGATGATATTTATAAAATTTCTGATTTACTTTCTAAGGAAGCCAAAAAAAAATATTCCATTATTTTAGAAAAAACAGATGTGGAAAATCAAGAAAATTTGATGAAAATTGGGTATTTAAAAATTGACAAAGTTTAA
- a CDS encoding PadR family transcriptional regulator produces MNTENTKAQMRKGILEFCILSLIDKKEMYVSDLIEELKKGKLDVVEGTLYPLLTRLKNGEFLSYRWEESTGGPPRKYYQITDKGKLFLAELLNTWNELTDSVNQITQKTIN; encoded by the coding sequence ATGAACACAGAAAACACCAAAGCGCAGATGCGAAAAGGAATTCTGGAATTCTGTATTTTGAGTTTGATCGATAAAAAGGAAATGTACGTTTCCGACCTGATCGAAGAACTGAAAAAAGGAAAACTGGATGTAGTGGAAGGAACTCTTTATCCCCTTCTCACAAGATTGAAAAACGGCGAATTTCTTTCCTACCGATGGGAAGAATCCACAGGAGGACCGCCGAGAAAGTATTATCAGATTACCGATAAGGGAAAACTTTTTCTCGCGGAATTGCTCAACACTTGGAACGAACTCACTGATTCCGTAAACCAAATTACCCAAAAAACTATAAACTAA
- the gloA2 gene encoding SMU1112c/YaeR family gloxylase I-like metalloprotein, with protein sequence MKIHHIAIICSEYETSKKFYTEILGLKILREVYRKERDSWKLDLGIGDHYVIELFSFPNPPKRPSQPESCGLRHLAFLVENVEEKRYELIEKGLVCEEIRIDEFTDKKFFFTQDPDQLPLEFYEN encoded by the coding sequence ATGAAAATCCATCATATCGCCATCATCTGCTCTGAGTACGAAACCTCAAAAAAATTCTACACCGAAATTTTAGGGCTAAAAATCCTCCGTGAAGTTTACAGAAAAGAACGCGATTCATGGAAACTGGATTTGGGAATTGGGGATCATTATGTGATTGAACTTTTCTCTTTTCCTAATCCGCCAAAACGACCGTCACAACCTGAAAGTTGCGGTTTAAGGCATCTCGCTTTTTTGGTAGAAAATGTAGAAGAGAAAAGATACGAACTCATTGAAAAAGGTTTGGTTTGTGAAGAAATCCGAATCGATGAATTTACGGATAAGAAATTTTTCTTCACGCAGGATCCCGATCAATTGCCATTAGAATTTTATGAGAATTAA
- a CDS encoding 5-(carboxyamino)imidazole ribonucleotide synthase: protein MKIGILGGGQLGRMLIQDALKYDDEWFTLDPSEDAPCSKISDFTQGSFDDYDTVFDFGKGKDVVSIEIEHVNVDALYELRGCGIKVIPSPEIIQTIQQKILQKEFYNKHEIPSPDFQIIQHKSEVNFPLPFVQKMNTGGYDGKGVQVIKGEEDLKHLWDVPSVLENLVDIEKELSIIVAKNESGETKTFPVTEMVADPKLNLLDFNICPAEISEDVQKQIDIIAKKFIDAANSPGFFAIELFLDQNGKVWVNETAPRLHNSGHQTQEGNANSQFEQFYRVLKNLPLADTDSFGFSGMLNLVGEENFHGKVKYEGLEEVLKLPKTYVHLYGKTETKPGRKMGHINVLADSREELLEKLIHIKSLVKVKS from the coding sequence ATGAAAATCGGAATTCTCGGCGGCGGACAACTTGGAAGAATGCTTATTCAGGACGCATTAAAATATGATGACGAATGGTTCACACTCGACCCTTCGGAAGATGCACCTTGTTCCAAAATTTCAGATTTTACGCAGGGAAGTTTTGATGATTACGATACCGTTTTTGATTTCGGAAAAGGGAAAGATGTCGTTTCCATTGAGATTGAGCATGTTAACGTCGATGCGCTTTACGAACTTCGGGGATGTGGAATTAAAGTCATTCCCAGTCCGGAAATTATCCAGACGATTCAGCAAAAAATCTTACAGAAAGAGTTTTACAATAAACACGAAATTCCAAGTCCTGATTTTCAAATCATTCAACACAAATCTGAAGTTAATTTCCCTTTACCTTTTGTTCAAAAAATGAACACAGGCGGTTACGACGGAAAAGGAGTTCAAGTCATTAAAGGTGAGGAAGATTTAAAGCATTTATGGGATGTTCCCTCGGTTTTGGAAAATTTGGTGGATATTGAAAAAGAACTTTCCATCATTGTGGCAAAAAACGAAAGCGGCGAAACCAAAACCTTTCCCGTCACAGAAATGGTTGCAGATCCCAAACTGAACTTGCTCGATTTCAATATTTGTCCCGCAGAAATATCGGAAGATGTTCAAAAACAAATTGATATTATCGCGAAAAAATTCATCGACGCAGCAAATTCTCCCGGATTTTTCGCCATCGAATTATTTTTAGACCAAAACGGAAAAGTTTGGGTGAATGAAACTGCGCCCCGACTTCATAATTCTGGTCATCAAACACAGGAAGGAAACGCAAATTCCCAATTCGAGCAATTTTATCGGGTGTTGAAAAATCTTCCGCTTGCAGATACGGATTCTTTTGGATTTTCAGGAATGCTGAATTTGGTCGGCGAAGAAAATTTTCATGGAAAAGTAAAATATGAAGGTTTGGAAGAAGTCCTGAAATTGCCAAAAACCTACGTTCATCTCTACGGAAAAACCGAAACCAAACCCGGACGAAAAATGGGACACATCAATGTTTTGGCAGATTCCCGGGAAGAACTATTGGAGAAACTTATCCATATTAAATCTTTGGTGAAAGTTAAATCTTAA
- a CDS encoding DnaJ C-terminal domain-containing protein, which translates to MAYIDYYKILGVEKNATPDQIKKAYRKLARKYHPDVNPGDKEAELKFKELNEANEVLGNPENRAKYDKYGEHWKHGEEYEKAQQQQRQYQKSQNYGGNYGGFTGADFGGGGEDFSDFFQSMFGGGGGAGTGFGRSSRGSASGKFKGQDVEAELNLSLRDAAKTHQQTFEINGKKVRITIPAGIADGQKIKLKGHGNPGFNGGPNGDLYITFNILEDHYFKRNGNNLSSNVEIDLYTAVLGGDVTIPTLDGNVNLKVKPETQNGTKVRLKGKGFPVYKKEGEFGDLFVTYSVKIPTHLSEKEKELFQELKNLKK; encoded by the coding sequence ATGGCGTATATAGATTATTACAAAATTTTAGGGGTTGAGAAAAACGCGACTCCCGACCAAATTAAAAAGGCCTACCGAAAACTCGCCAGAAAATATCATCCCGACGTAAATCCCGGCGACAAGGAAGCAGAATTAAAATTTAAGGAGCTAAACGAAGCCAACGAAGTGTTGGGCAATCCAGAAAACCGTGCGAAATATGACAAATACGGTGAACACTGGAAACACGGCGAAGAATACGAAAAGGCGCAACAACAGCAACGACAGTATCAGAAAAGCCAAAATTATGGCGGAAACTACGGTGGTTTTACAGGTGCTGATTTTGGTGGTGGCGGTGAAGATTTTTCAGATTTCTTCCAAAGTATGTTTGGCGGTGGTGGCGGAGCTGGAACAGGTTTCGGAAGAAGCTCGAGAGGAAGTGCTTCCGGAAAATTTAAAGGTCAGGATGTCGAAGCAGAATTGAATCTTTCGTTGCGCGACGCTGCGAAAACCCACCAACAAACCTTCGAAATCAATGGTAAAAAGGTGAGAATTACCATTCCTGCAGGAATTGCAGACGGACAGAAAATTAAACTGAAAGGTCACGGAAATCCTGGTTTCAACGGTGGTCCAAATGGTGATTTGTACATCACTTTCAATATTTTAGAGGATCATTATTTTAAAAGAAACGGCAACAACCTAAGCTCTAATGTGGAAATTGACTTGTACACCGCAGTTTTGGGAGGAGATGTTACAATACCCACTTTAGACGGAAATGTAAACCTTAAAGTAAAACCCGAAACTCAGAACGGAACCAAAGTGCGATTAAAAGGCAAAGGTTTTCCGGTTTATAAAAAGGAAGGTGAGTTCGGAGATTTGTTTGTGACTTATAGCGTGAAGATTCCGACTCATTTATCCGAGAAGGAAAAAGAACTTTTTCAGGAACTTAAAAACTTAAAGAAATGA
- a CDS encoding chorismate-binding protein: MLYFRFPFSDSIFTVNENSDKKSVSFLSFDETESIDFYGNIEEFFFNENILSNQISTELLEFKEENQFEYEAKLGKVIEFIKENQLSKLVVSRRKVFDFDEKKINLSQTFLNLCKSYPNAFVYFFIKDGKCWIGAFSELLGKFDKKTSEFETMSLAGTLPVNETWTAKEIEEQKPVTDFMKNILKNYSSEVEQSETYDHISGNIKHLRTDFKAKIMSEDLENLISELHPTPAVCGIPKDLCKSAIEKFESHPRNFYAGYIKVETEENVQYFVNLRCAEFFENACLIYVGGGITAESSPEKEWRETELKSEAILKNLEFE; encoded by the coding sequence ATGCTTTATTTCCGATTTCCTTTTTCCGATTCTATTTTTACCGTGAATGAAAACTCCGATAAAAAATCGGTTTCATTTCTATCTTTTGATGAAACGGAGAGCATCGATTTTTACGGAAATATTGAAGAATTTTTCTTTAATGAAAATATTTTGTCCAATCAAATTTCCACCGAACTTCTTGAATTTAAAGAAGAAAATCAATTTGAATATGAAGCAAAACTTGGAAAGGTAATTGAATTCATCAAAGAAAATCAACTTTCAAAACTGGTTGTTTCAAGAAGAAAGGTATTCGACTTTGACGAAAAAAAAATCAATCTCTCCCAAACTTTTCTAAATCTTTGTAAATCTTATCCAAACGCATTCGTTTACTTTTTCATTAAAGACGGAAAATGTTGGATCGGTGCATTTTCTGAACTTTTGGGAAAATTTGACAAAAAGACCTCCGAATTTGAAACCATGAGTTTGGCGGGGACACTTCCTGTCAACGAAACATGGACCGCAAAAGAAATCGAGGAGCAAAAACCCGTCACTGATTTTATGAAGAATATTTTAAAAAATTATTCTTCTGAAGTTGAGCAATCCGAAACCTACGACCACATTTCGGGAAATATCAAACATCTTCGAACCGATTTTAAAGCAAAGATAATGTCAGAAGATTTGGAAAATCTAATTTCCGAGCTTCACCCAACTCCCGCTGTTTGCGGAATCCCGAAGGATTTGTGCAAAAGCGCCATTGAAAAATTTGAATCTCATCCGCGAAATTTTTATGCAGGTTATATCAAAGTCGAAACCGAAGAAAACGTTCAATATTTCGTAAATTTGCGTTGCGCCGAATTTTTTGAAAATGCTTGCTTGATTTATGTTGGAGGCGGAATTACCGCAGAAAGTTCGCCCGAAAAAGAATGGCGCGAAACAGAATTGAAATCCGAAGCCATCCTTAAAAATTTGGAATTCGAATAA
- a CDS encoding 1-acyl-sn-glycerol-3-phosphate acyltransferase, with protein sequence MKKLIGKLMLKLLGWKIVLEGDVNNLNRCILVVAPHTANEEYLLGNFAYWALEKPLKIIIKDAHTKAWYGGIVKALGGIGIDRSQKNDLVNFVANEFKKEDFSLVITPEGTRSWVPKWRKGFYHMALAAKVPIVVAAGDFKDKIIYLGKKISVEELENRSFEDIMEELEQYYQKITPKVPANWNPKIY encoded by the coding sequence ATGAAAAAACTCATCGGTAAACTAATGCTCAAACTTCTCGGGTGGAAAATCGTGCTCGAAGGTGATGTGAACAACCTCAACCGTTGCATCCTCGTCGTGGCTCCACACACCGCAAACGAAGAATATCTTTTAGGAAATTTTGCCTATTGGGCTTTAGAAAAACCTTTGAAAATCATCATTAAAGATGCGCACACCAAAGCTTGGTATGGCGGAATTGTAAAAGCTTTAGGCGGAATCGGAATCGACCGTTCCCAAAAGAACGACTTGGTGAATTTCGTGGCGAATGAATTCAAAAAAGAAGATTTCAGCTTGGTTATTACTCCTGAAGGAACAAGAAGTTGGGTACCGAAATGGCGAAAAGGTTTTTACCACATGGCTTTAGCGGCGAAAGTTCCGATTGTTGTTGCAGCAGGAGATTTTAAAGACAAAATCATCTATCTCGGCAAAAAAATTTCCGTGGAAGAATTAGAAAACCGCTCTTTTGAGGACATCATGGAAGAATTGGAACAATATTACCAAAAAATCACCCCAAAAGTTCCCGCCAATTGGAACCCGAAAATTTATTAA